The segment CAAAGTCGCTTAATGCTTCTGCATCATCACCAACACCACAACCTATTACAACAGCTTTTGGGGCTTGTTTATTGATTTTATTTTTATTTAACCAATTTATTAAATAAGGACTTGCTTTCAAGTCAGCCCAAAATACTTTTTTATAATCTCCCTTTGCATTTTTATAAATGGTATCAAACCAATCTAGTGGTCTATCTTCTTCTTGGTACTGTTTAACCATATTTTTATATTCAATTGGATCAAATATTTGCATTTTAACTCCTATAATAAATTATTTTATTTAAAATAAGGTTTTATTAGTATAATTTTGATTTTTAAAAATAAATATTTATATTCTATTAATATATAGATATTAAAATACATACACTAGGAGTAGAAATGCAGAATAAAAAAACAGTTTTAATAATACTAATCGTATTAATTGGATTATTTCTTGTAGGTGGATATTTTTATAAACAAAATAAAGCCAATGAATTTACAAAAGTTGCAAGTGGAAAAGCAGAGCTTTTTCAAAGGGATTATTCTTTAGTAATAGGACCAAAAGATGCAAAAGTTCAATTAATAGAATTTTTTGATCCAGCTTGTGGAACTTGTGCTTATTATTATCCTTTTGTTAAAGATTTAATTAAAAAGCATAAAGATGATATTAAATTAGTTCTAAGATATGCACCCTTTCATGAAAATTCTAACTATACAGTAAAAATGTTAGAAGGGGCAAGAGAACAAAATCTTTTTAATGAGACTTTAGAATTGATGTTTGCTACACAAAATCAATGGTTAGATGGACATGGTGTGGATCCTAGAAAGTTATGGATTGTTTTAGAAAAGTCAAATATACTTGATATGAAAAAACTATCAATAAGCATGGATAATATCATGTATGATAAAATTATTGAACAAGACTTAGATGATGCAAGGGTTTTAAATGTGAGAGGAACTCCTTCATTTTTTGTAAACGGAATACCTCTTCAAGAACTTAGCGGTGAAAATTTACAAAAATTAATTGAATCACAACTATAAAAGATACTTTAAAGTATCTTTTATTGGCAGTCGTCGTCTTTAAATTTTGCTTCTTCACTTTTTAAATAATCACAATCTTTTTGTAATAAATTCACTCTTTCAAAAACAGCACCAAATGCTAAAGTATCACTTAAATCAGAACTTAACAAATCTAAATCAATAAATCTAGCATCTGCAATTCTTGAAGAAGAAAAGTTTACATTATCAATTGATGCTTCATCAAATCTAACACCCCAGAGATTTGATTCTTTAAAAGAGACATCTTTTATTTCTGTTAATTTCATATTGGCACCTTTGAAATTACTTCTATCAAAAGTAGAGTTCTTTATAGTTGCATTTTCAAAATTACTCTGAAAAAAATTTGAATCTATTCCTTTGACATCTTCAAGCTTTGTTCCCCAAAAAGAGGATTTTGAAAAGTTTGACTTAGATAAATCTGCTCCTGATAAATCAGAACCTGCAAAATTTGCATTTTGTAAATTCATACTTGTTAATTTTGCATCAGTTAAATCACAATCTTCGCAAACAAGTGTTTTTTTAAATTTTTCAAGTTGTACTGCATCATATGAGAAAAGAAATGTGAAACTAAAAACTAAAAGTAATATTTTTTTCATTTTTTATTCTCCTTTAATAATGTCATAAATTTATTTTCTTTCATTCCACCCATAGCTTTTTTATATACATTTTCTCCATCTTTTGTGAAATAAAATCTTGGTATACCCCAAAATTGCATCTGCTTTGGTATATCTGTATCATTTATGTCAAATTGATATGAAATAAAATTTTTATTTACGAAATCTTTTACTTCATCTTTCACAAAAATATGTTTTTTCATATAATTACACTCTGGACAAGTTGGTGAGCTAATCATTACAAAAATAGGTTTATTTTGTTCTTTTGCCTTCTTCATAGCAGTAGTATAATTTTTTTCCCAATTAAAGCTTGCTGCATTTAGTGAAAGAAATGTAATTATAAGTATTGTCAATAACTTAATCATAGAAACTCCTTTATTTGATATA is part of the Arcobacter sp. F2176 genome and harbors:
- a CDS encoding thioredoxin domain-containing protein — encoded protein: MQNKKTVLIILIVLIGLFLVGGYFYKQNKANEFTKVASGKAELFQRDYSLVIGPKDAKVQLIEFFDPACGTCAYYYPFVKDLIKKHKDDIKLVLRYAPFHENSNYTVKMLEGAREQNLFNETLELMFATQNQWLDGHGVDPRKLWIVLEKSNILDMKKLSISMDNIMYDKIIEQDLDDARVLNVRGTPSFFVNGIPLQELSGENLQKLIESQL
- a CDS encoding thioredoxin family protein, translating into MIKLLTILIITFLSLNAASFNWEKNYTTAMKKAKEQNKPIFVMISSPTCPECNYMKKHIFVKDEVKDFVNKNFISYQFDINDTDIPKQMQFWGIPRFYFTKDGENVYKKAMGGMKENKFMTLLKENKK
- a CDS encoding pentapeptide repeat-containing protein is translated as MKKILLLVFSFTFLFSYDAVQLEKFKKTLVCEDCDLTDAKLTSMNLQNANFAGSDLSGADLSKSNFSKSSFWGTKLEDVKGIDSNFFQSNFENATIKNSTFDRSNFKGANMKLTEIKDVSFKESNLWGVRFDEASIDNVNFSSSRIADARFIDLDLLSSDLSDTLAFGAVFERVNLLQKDCDYLKSEEAKFKDDDCQ